The Halogranum gelatinilyticum DNA segment AGTCGCCGAGCGTCCGCCGGTCGACGCTCACGACTTCGAAGGACTCGCCGTCGATGTCGAAGGTGTCGCCCGCCTCGGCGTAGCGGTTGCTCGCGCCGCGGGTCAGCTGGGTGATGTCGCCGCTGACGACGGCCTGCTTCACGCGCTCGTTGGGAAGGAGGCTGTCGACGTCGATCTCGGACATAACCACACGTAGGGATGGCGGCGTGAAAACCCCTGTGCAGGCGGCGAGGGCGGCAAAACTCTCTCGATTGTTATCGCGCTTCCCGAGGGTCGTGGCCGCCGGTCGCCGAGCACTGGTAACTGGAAGAATGACCCAGAATCTGCACTGAATAAGTTAGAGAGCTAGTCTAGGATTCTAATCAGAGAACTACATTTGCCACGTTTTCGTCTTGCGGTTATACTAGTTACACTAATGAGTTATACTCAATAGTAGGTGCGAAGAGATGTGCAATCAGAGTGACGATGGTTCACTCGTCGATAAGCTCGCTGACGTGGTCGGCGCGTTCCTCGGCTTCGATGTGGGAGTAGGCATCGCGCGTCGTCTGTTGGCTTCGGTGGCGGAGGAGATCCTGTGCAGCACCGCGGTCCTTCCGGAAGACCACGTCGCCGATGCCGCGGCGGGCGGCGTGGAGCTTCAGATACTCGCCGTCAATGTCGATGTCGGCCTCCTCGCAGAGCGTCCGGACGCGCTTTCGCATCCCGTCGACAGTCACTGCTGGAGGATCGATACCATACTCGGTGAGAACGCCGTCGACGTCCCGCTCACCGAGGAGTGACTCGATTTCGTCGTCCTCAAGCCCGTTCTCCTGGAGTCCTTCTCGGGCGGCACGGTACTTCGAGGGTGCGTGCTCGGTGGGGAAGACGGGCCACTCGTCGCTCGGCGGGTCGAGCAGCTCGCGGTATCGGCGGACGGCGGACCGCGCCTGCGACGGAAGCGGCGTCCGT contains these protein-coding regions:
- a CDS encoding ASCH domain-containing protein — its product is MSEIDVDSLLPNERVKQAVVSGDITQLTRGASNRYAEAGDTFDIDGESFEVVSVDRRTLGDFTDEDAQREGSESLDAYKQRMERVHPEGFEWDDSDEVVTYRFERRD